In Metarhizium brunneum chromosome 3, complete sequence, a genomic segment contains:
- the pli1 gene encoding E3 SUMO-protein ligase pli1, which yields MATSFSPIQRQDVTTLVRLVQGNQLLNRQLSSICQVNGLKSTGVKAELQRRIVDLIQDTVNSNDASRFQQVRQSITNAASQRPSPSSKACTQRSTMTTAAGLPTTQFAPPMTSYNQAASPYQQRGLHGSTSAVNGRTSNNPFTSSTGNIIFHPSPFYSIETAVSNLRTCETMAQHRNSINIPIKASDHPALLQCLTDESYRVMIFCAGDIYGVQNVAFPHQSELKVNNQEIKANLRGLKNKPGSTRPVDITAALRLKLPLYINNVEFTYALTNKKFYLVANVCKITTVKELVSIISTRRRIPKESVVSELNKKAQDPDVVATSQVLSLKCPLSYMRLDVPCRSLSCTHIQCFDATSYLQLQEQGPQWLCPICNKSAPFEQLAVDEYVRDILANTPKDLEAVTIEPNGHWLTKASRDENPKSSNDPAFDDDDELEISEINIVGRRLETPKTITPITGTPASGGRDSSASAPRSVPPNSAKRPATAVIDLTLSSDDEEPLEKPRKRQNTAANGFQNSSSMGFLSESPGPSAPIQQHVYSSFCCRYTPDREIIALPASTTSIPSCHRFVQKQQEHLIAAIAMSLDPVMPPFNSSDPSANFLSSSCLDFLLIELVPLAYRVTNERDSTQDPSEPAGAQTAEAASTSHRGASLGSGGAHHASSSGTRKLDDEEELDAVHFRLESLGYRVGQGLVERFSRDRPRFNDTLDVIKFLCKDLWSLVFGKNIDNLKTNHRGVYVLTDNVFRPFSRMSTVAGGQAVVRAQPFLWFPCGIVRGALAALGLRATVQAEINELPGAVFQIKTLNSKP from the exons ATGGCGACTTCCTTTTCCCCCATACAGAGACAGGACGTAACTACCCTGGTGCGGCTGGTCCAGGGCAACCAACTGTTGAACCGTCAACTTTCCTCCATTTGTCAAGTTAATGGTCTGAAAAGCACCGGTGTCAAGGCTGAACTCCAGCGCCGCATCGTTGACT TGATACAAGACACTGTCAACTCTAATGATGCCTCACGTTTTCAACAAGTGCGGCAAAGCATCACCAATGCCGCCTCGCAACGACCGAGTCCATCGTCCAAGGCATGTACTCAACGAAGCACGATGACTACTGCCGCAGGGCTTCCTACCACGCAGTTTGCGCCTCCAATGACTTCCTACAACCAAGCCGCCAGCCCTTACCAGCAACGGGGCCTTCATGGATCTACCAGCGCCGTAAACGGTCGTACTTCAAACAATCCATTCACCTCGTCCACTGGCAATATAATATTCCACCCCAGTCCATTCTACAGCATAGAAACCGCTGTTAGCAACTTGCGGACATGTGAAA CAATGGCACAGCATAGGAATTCGATCAACATACCAATCAAAGCCAGTGACCACCCAGCGCTCCTACAGTGTCTAACTGACGAGTCGTACCGAGTTATGATATTTTGTGCCGGCGACATATATGGGGTCCAAAATGTCGCATTCCCCCATCAGTCTGAGCTAAAGGTGAATAACCAGGAGATCAAGGCAAATTTGCGTGGCTTGAAGAATAAACCTGGGTCTACtagaccagttgacatcacGGCTGCACTTCGCCTAAAACTACCCCTTTACATCAATAACGTCGAGTTCACATATGCTCTAACCAACAAG AAATTTTATCTCGTTGCCAATGTTTGCAAGATCACAACAGTAAAGGAGCTAGTCTCCATTATTTCTACACGTCGAAGGATACCGAAGGAGTCGGTTGTATCCGAAC TGAACAAGAAGGCCCAAGATCCAGACGTTGTAGCCACTTCACAAGTTCTCTCCCTGAAATGCCCGCTCTCTTATATGAGATTGGACGTTCCATGCCGCAGCTTGAGTTGCACTCACATACAATGCTTCGACGCTACGTCATATCTTCAGCTTCAGGAGCAAGGACCTCAATGGCTCTGCCCCATTTGCAACAAATCGGCACCTTTTGAGCAACTGGCAGTTGACGA ATACGTCCGGGATATTCTAGCGAACACGCCCAAAGATCTCGAAGCCGTCACTATTGAACCAAATGGGCATTGGTTGACGAAAGCATCTCGTGATGAGAATCCGAAATCATCCAATGATCCTGCttttgacgacgatgacgaacTAGAAATCTCAGAAATCAATATTGTCGGGCGTCGATTAGAAACCCCCAAGACTATAACACCCATAACCGGCACACCTGCATCTGGGGGGAGAGACAGCTCAGCAAGTGCACCACGCAGCGTCCCACCCAACAGCGCTAAGCGTCCAGCAACAGCAGTCATTGATCTGACGCTTTCATCCGACGATGAGGAGCCATTGGAAAAGCCTCGTAAGAGACAGAATACTGCAGCAAATGGATTCCAGAACTCGAGTAGCATGGGCTTCCTGAGCGAGTCTCCT GGTCCATCAGCGCCCATTCAACAACATGTATACTCGTCCTTCTGTTGCCGCTACACGCCCGACCGAGAAATAATTGCCCTTCCCGCCTCGACAACAAGCATTCCCTCCTGTCACCGATTCGTCCAGAAGCAGCAAGAGCACCTAATCGCCGCGATCGCCATGTCTCTCGACCCCGTAATGCCCCCCTTCAATTCGTCGGATCCGTCCGCCAACTTTCTTTCGTCATCGTGCCTCGACTTTCTGTTGATAGAGCTCGTCCCTCTTGCTTACCGCGTCACAAACGAGCGGGACTCGACGCAGGATCCGTCGGAGCCCGCAGGCGCCcagacggccgaggcggcttcGACGAGCCACCGCGGCGCGAGTCTGGGGTCGGGGGGAGCTCACCACGCCTCCAGCTCGGGTACCCGGAAGCTggatgacgaagaggagCTTGACGCGGTGCATTTTCGGTTGGAATCTCTCGGGTACCGTGTTGGCCAGGGTCTGGTGGAAAG ATTCTCGAGAGACCGTCCTCGATTCAACGATACCCTGGATGTGATCAAGTTTTTATGCAAAGATCTGTGGTCTCTTGTGTTCGGGAAGAATATCGACAATTTGAAGACCAATCATCGG GGAGTGTACGTTCTGACCGACAACGTGTTCCGCCCATTTTCGCGCATGAGTACTGTTGCAGGGGGTCAAGCGGTCGTGCGGGCACAACCG TTTCTTTGGTTTCCCTGTGGAATCGTGCGAGGTGCCTTAGCGGCCTTGGGCCTAAGGGCCACTGTTCAAGCAGAAATCAACGAACTGCCAGGAGCTGTTTTCCAAATCAAGACACTCAATTCCAAACCATAG
- the MDH1_1 gene encoding Malate dehydrogenase, cytoplasmic, producing the protein MVKAVVAGASGGIGQPLSLLLKNSPHIDELALYDVVNTPGVAADLSHISSTAKVTGYLPANDGAKAAFKDADIIVIPAGIPRKPGMTRDDLFNINAGIVKGLIETIAEVAPKAFVLVISNPVNSTVPISAEVLKAKKVFNAQRLFGVTTLDIVRAETFVAEIVGQKEPQKLTIPVVGGHSGETIVPLFSKANPSVNIPADKYDALVNRVQFGGDEVVKAKDGAGSATLSMAYAGFRFAEKLLRAVKGEKGLVEPSYVYLPGVPGGDAIAKETGCDFFSVPVELGPNGAEKATNPLEGLTEKEKELLGKAVEGLKGNIKKGIDFAHNPPQK; encoded by the exons atggtTAAAGCTG TTGTTGCCGGCGCCTCTGGCGGCATTGGCCAG CCTTTGTCCCTGCTCCTGAAGAATAGCCCTCATATTGATGAGCTGGCTCTTTACGATGTTGTCAACACGCCCGGTGTTGCTGCCGATCTCTCTCACATTTCTTCAACTGCG AAAGTCACTGGCTACCTTCCTGCCAACGACGGCGCAAAGGCTGCCTTCAAGGACGCGGATatcatcgtcatccccgCCGGAATTCCTC GCAAGCCCGGTATGACACGCGACGATCTTTTCAACATCAATGCCGGCATTGTCAAGGGCTTGATAGAGACCATTGCTGAGGTTGCCCCCAAGGCCTTCGTTTTGGTCATTTCCAACCCCGTAAACTCCACTGTTCCCATTTCCGCCGAAGTTTTGAAGGCAAAGAAGGTCTTCAACGCCCAGCGTCTCTTCGGTGTCACTACCTTGGATATTGTGCGGGCCGAGACATTTGTTGCTGAAATCGTCGGCCAGAAGGAACCCCAGAAGCTCACCATTCCCGTTGTTGGCGGCCACTCTGGCGAGACCATTGTTCCTCTTTTCAGCAAGGCCAACCCGTCAGTCAACATCCCTGCTGACAAGTACGACGCCCTGGTGAACCGTGTCCAGTTCGGTGGCGATGAGGTCgtgaaggccaaggacggcgcCGGATCCGCCACTCTATCTATGGCGTACGCTGGGTTCCG TTTCGCCGAGAAACTCCTACGTGCTGTGAAAGGTGAAAAGGGTCTTGTTGAGCCCAGCTATGTCTATCTTCCTGGTGTGCCCGGTGGCGATGCAATTGCCAAGGAGACTGGTTGCGACTTCTTCTCTGTTCCTGTTGAACTTGGA CCCAACGGTGCCGAGAAGGCCACCAACCCCTTGGAGGGTCTCaccgagaaggagaaggagcttCTTGGAAAGGCTGTGGAGGGTCTGAAGGGCAACATCAAGAAGGGCATTGACTTTGCTCATAACCCTCCCCAAAAGTGA